The DNA sequence GCAACTGGAGAGAATGTCTCTTCGTAGTCAATGCCATAGGTTTGAGTGTAGCCCTTTGCAACCAAGCGGGCTTTCAGACGTTCTACAGAACCATTAGGATGAAATTTGATAGTGTATACCCATTTACAGCCAACAAGTTGTTTACTAGTTGGTAGCGGAACAAGATCCCATGCCCCAACCAGTCGTGCCTCCATCTTCAAATCCTGAGTTGCCCAGTACTTCGGACTCTCTACCTATTGCTCTTCGCAAAGGTAATCGttcttgtgttactcaacaGCCTATTAGTCAATTTGTTTCATATCATGCCTTATCCCCTGACCATGTAGACGAGATTTGATGAAAtaatactcttttttttcttattcacagtgtacacacaagtatatatatacgcTAAATACAAGAGACCCATATACCCTTATACAAAcacattatagacaatatattctaacagaGTTCATCTGCAAAAGCGAAAGAAAGTGTCACCCCTTatcaatgaaggaaaagaattaCATGTTAAGTTTCCATTCACACCATCAACGATTGCCACTAGCCCACCAAATTGTAAACCAGACTTTATCATCTAAAacatcaaaattcctcaaactTCCATTGACCATGTTTGCAAATTGTCCATGTGATTGTCTAGAGCTCTCAAGTGAACGACCCCCATCATGCCACCTCCCCaaacaccaaaaacaaaaaacgttTTTCTAATATAAGAATTGTTTCCCGGTAATATCAAGAATGTTAATGACAACAAAACTCAAAAACAGAAGCTAGGAACAGAAGATGTTGCCACAGATCCAAGATTTACGTTTCCTATGTCAAATTAAATTTAGATAGGAGTATTAACATAGAATAAGACAAAGCACAAGTAAATGTACGTGGTTTAGCTCAGAGCCTACCTCTGTAGGCAAAAACAATCAAGATGTTTCAACAAGAATGGAAACAATTACAGAAATGGAaaccaacattttttttttatataggtagaAACGGAAACCAACATTTAAACCCTAGCAGTAGTAAAAACAGAAGATAAACTCTCTTTACAGTAAACATTCTAATTTGTTCCacactattattttgaaatattgaCACCATTGTCATGGTTGAAAGCTTCTCCAAATCTTGAATGCTGGTACAGACTATAAAAGACTATAGGTGCTAATATGCAATACCTATTTAATCTTGGGTCACGCTAAATGCTTgtcaggtaaaaaaaaaaaaaaaaaagacaaacctTTTATGAAATTCATCCTCAAATTCTCTTCCCCAAATAGATTGCCCACCAGTGCCATCTCCCAGCGGATCTCCTGTCTGTACCATGAAACCTTTGATGACACGGTGAAAAATGAGATTATCATAGTAGCCATTACGGCAGTGTGTCGTAAAGTTCTCCACAGTTTTTGGACATTCCTCTGGGTACAATTTCATGTGAATATCACCCATTGTGGTATGCAAAAGCTGGGGAAACAGGAAACAGAAcagaaaagaagatgagaaaacATTTTCTCACAAAGTAGAGAAATCAATTAGACATTGACAAGGGATTAATAATCTCTCAACCAAAGCATGAGATTTTGAAGTTATATAGGAGAGACTAGCcataatattttgttaatatcCTATCTCGCCCACCTCTCTCATTTTCACCACCCTtatatttcttcaaaattttctcttttcacCTTCCCCTTTATTGATTGATACTAGTGAAATTGACCCTTAGTGACTTCTTTTGGAAAATATTTGCATATTTTTGCTCCAAAACACATTTGATTATTTctaatttgtattattatttattttaatttgggtTTATCCTACTCAATCTAAGGGTAGAGTTAAGGACAGAtcaataaacttaaaaaataaaaaagcttaATTCCATATTAATATGCATAAACTTAGCAAAAGAACTTTTAAATTATTGAGTTAcggtaatttttatataattattgagTGAGTGAGATTTGAAAGTTCATCTCAATAATGAACAATTATGAATAGAGAAAAGATAATTTAAACAAAGGGGCATGATAGTAACATTGTTATAAAAGGAGTCTGAGCCTCCATCCACTTTTTATATCAATAGGGAGCTCATCCATCCTTCCTGCCATAAGCTGATGATCTCCTAGTGCAAAAGCCATTGATCGAGTATTCATTTTCATTCCTTTCTATTGAACTCTTAAACAAGGTTATAAACTTTCCATTCATTtccattatataattattaagcGAGTGAGATTTGAAAGTCCATCTCAATAATGAACAATTATGAATAGAGAAAAGATAATTTAAACAAGGGGACATGATAGTAACATCGTTATAAAAGGAGTCTGAGCCTCCATCCCCTTTTTATATCAATAGGGAGCTCATCCATCCTTCCTGCCATAAGCTGATGATCTCCTAGTGCAAAAGCCATTGATCGAGTATTCATTCTCATTCCTTTCTATTGAACTCTTCAACAAGGTTATAAACTTTCCATTCATTTCCTTTACATTCTTTCAAAACATCAAAACAAGACAGATTCCATCCCTCCCTTTTATCTATCATACTCATTCCATTCCATTCATTTTCTTTGCATTCCTTTATGAACTCTCAAAAGAAGCCTAAGAGACTAAGATGGAGAATAATAGTAGTCAGTTCAGTAAATGAAGATATAAAGAGAATGCAGGTAATAATAGCAGTTGGGGAGACTACAAGTAAAAGGCTATTGGGTTATGCATTTCAACATAAGTTATAACTCCTTTtcaataatattgtaaaatgtGTTCCTTAAGAATTGAAAGAAcatcgaaaaatatttttaagatgttCCCAGGAAAAAcatcgaaaaatatttttaagatgttCCCAGGAAaaatataagttaaaaaaattcataaaaatgtgCTTCTTTGCAAATTTTCAATTCTAGTTTTCACTTTTCTGCAACttcaaaattaacaaaattgATTCTGATAACCAAAGTAAATGTTATACATATCTTACTCGTCCCCTCACCCCTCCATCTTTCTAGAGGTTGCTTTAATTTCCTAAAAATAATGGTTTAAACCTAGTCTAgagctaaaaaaagaaaaaagaaaactcacCACATTGTCAGGAAGAGATGTTGTGACAGCCTTTCCGATATCTGATGCAGCTAGAAGTTCATCAGGAGGAGGCTTTTCATTGAACACATCTCTTCCCTTAGTTGCATCTTCAGGCTCCTCAGGTTCCCTTCGACTATCAAGACCAAAACAGAAGTCAGAATTTTCCAAATTTCCCAATTCCAgtacaattaatttttttgatggGTGACTCCTATACAATTAATTGAAATCACACTCTCAATGCATTGAGTAAAACCTTCATATTCAAACACATTGCCCAAGTTCAAGCAAGTATCCTCCAACCTCCATCATGCAAGAGATGCATCTACATACCTTCTGAATGAATGTAAACTTAACTGTAATTTGGGTCCAAGATTCCTAggaccttttttttctttattttttccgtTTTCTTTGATAGGTAAAACAAGATTCTTAGGAATCTTTTCAATCACTTGATGTTAATCAAAAGATCTAAAATTACTGTGCAATTTGATGATCATAAGAACCTGTAACCAATACATCACCACTGATCGGAATATACCAGTGCACAAGTTCaaggaaaagtaaaaaataataataataataataataattaacaaaatTGAGAGAGTGCTTGGTGATGGGGGGAAAAGAGCAATGAACTCCCATACCTGAATAGATATATTCTATGCTTTTTGAAAGCACAACACAGAAGAGTGGGATCCGTCAAAGGCTCTTTGCTCTCATTGACAtttgctgctgctgcaggaaTTTTTCTAACCTTTCTACTGCTTTGGTCACCTTGATACAATGAGATTCTCAAGAACCTTTCATTGTTCTCCACCTTTCCAAGAATTCGGCCAACTTTATTGGTATGCAAGTTCACTACCTTTCAgtagaacaaaagaaaaacacgAGACACATACAaagacagagagacagagagagatgaGTCAGAAAACgaaaataagacaaaaattatGCCTTCTCTGGTAagcaaaaatgaatttaaaataaagtagTTACATTGCCAGTTTACTGTAGAGTCCAATTACATGCCAAAAATATCTTACTTTTATCCCGAGGAGGGTGgcatatataagaaaatttgaGCTTTCATCAAAAACTGCATTTGGTTGCGGTGCGCTTTCAGTTTTCTCAAGTTCCTTTTCGACAGCCATTCTTCGCCCAAAATCAATAGCGTCCAGTCGGTATAAAGGAGCATCACTTCTCTGAAGATCTTGGGCCACCTAAACATTAAAAGAGATACTCCATGAGAAATGCGTGCAAAAGAAATAGAACCTAAATGCAATTTCTGTAGAATTCTATATTACCTCAAGGGACTCGTCATAAACCCGTCTTAGTTTCCCTGTTCTGAACCAAAACACACGTATCCTACGATCGGGCGATGTAATAGAAAACTGCTTACCATCAGGGCTCACCTGAGAGGTGATAAGAATTTTATGAAGAGATTAAGGAGAATAAATAAGAAGTTTaagaatttataaaacaaaaaaaaaaaaaaaatcatgcataGGTGCTGCTTTTGTAGATGTCCCGTGTACTTGGCTTtgcctttttttaataaaattcttatttattgattaaaaaaaaattaaaacttgaaCTAAAATTCATTGGTAGACCAAAAATCGTAGAAGATATATATTACCTCAATAGCAGAAACGGAAGTTTTGCATTTCACAATTTCAAAGAGATCTGTATCACTTTTCAATCTAAAATTCACCCTGCGAGCACCATACAGAGAAGCTCAGTTAAACTTCCAAGGCACAGGACAAAATATGAATCATCAATGTAGCATTCTAGACTTCGAACCATATTATATTAACAGTCTATTTGAGCCGTATGAGTATACTGTTGTCCTGTAATTTACCTTAATTGCAGTAACATCAACATATGCAAACTATTGCTGAATTTCCATTTTAAATCAATGCTCATTATAATTCCAAGAATTATATATTCACAGAATCAGTTTGCAAAGAAATAAGTACCTACTCATTAGTCATAATTTCAAGATTGTCAGGTTTTCCATTTCATATGCAGCAATAGTACCACAAAAATGCCCTATTGCAATACAAACCAAGCTAGATAATAGAGTTGAGTGCTGCACATTTATGACATAGGAACCTAAGATAGGTTTTCCATAAATAATATGACTTCCATATATCTGTTGCCTGAAATGGATCGAAGTAAGTGAATATAATTTGAAAGCAAAACATTACACATTTTGTATATTAGTAAATGCACGAcatcaacaaaagaaacaaaaagaggaTATACTCATTCTCTGGGAACTCAAGTGTAGCAGGGCTCCAATACTCAATGATTCCCTTCACATCTGCAGATATCACAGCATCAACTACATGGTTgtatttcatttcctttactGGGACCATGTGTATCTGAAGAGGATATAGAAGACAAAGTAATAATGAATTGAGCATAAACACTAAAcatgaaaa is a window from the Carya illinoinensis cultivar Pawnee chromosome 14, C.illinoinensisPawnee_v1, whole genome shotgun sequence genome containing:
- the LOC122294531 gene encoding peptidyl-prolyl cis-trans isomerase CYP71 translates to MEEDHNGTVNSVPPAEIEDDSVIGPGPAPRARPKRPLQFEQAYLDALPSANMYEKSYMHRDVVTHVAVSSADFFITGSADGHLKFWKKKGVGIEFAKHFRSHLGPIEGLAVSVDGLLCCTISSDRSVKIYDVVNYDMMVMIRLPFVPGAVEWVYRQGDVKARLAVSDQNSRFVHIFDARAGSNDPIISKEIHMVPVKEMKYNHVVDAVISADVKGIIEYWSPATLEFPENEVNFRLKSDTDLFEIVKCKTSVSAIEVSPDGKQFSITSPDRRIRVFWFRTGKLRRVYDESLEVAQDLQRSDAPLYRLDAIDFGRRMAVEKELEKTESAPQPNAVFDESSNFLIYATLLGIKVVNLHTNKVGRILGKVENNERFLRISLYQGDQSSRKVRKIPAAAANVNESKEPLTDPTLLCCAFKKHRIYLFSRREPEEPEDATKGRDVFNEKPPPDELLAASDIGKAVTTSLPDNVLLHTTMGDIHMKLYPEECPKTVENFTTHCRNGYYDNLIFHRVIKGFMVQTGDPLGDGTGGQSIWGREFEDEFHKSLRHDRPFTVSMANAGPNTNGSQFFITTVATPWLDNKHTVFGRVIKGMDVVQAIEKVKTDKADTPYQDVKILNVTVPKP